One stretch of Croceibacterium atlanticum DNA includes these proteins:
- a CDS encoding carboxynorspermidine decarboxylase has product METRAGDPGAFAQFDLSRVDSPAFVVDAAKLRANLQVLAEIRDAADIKVLSALKAFSMWSVAPLIGEYLDGVCTSGLWEAQLASEFYDGEIATYCAAYKPEDLEEICRMSDHVIFNSPAQIERASLILENMRAQGGGFDVGLRINPLHAEGEVPRYDPCAPHSRLGFPIDQLEDEHLAMVDGIHFHTLCEQDLEPLKRTWDKVFDYLEPYFGHIKWLNFGGGHHITRADYQREELIEFLQDVKDDTGAEIYLEPGEAVALDAGILVGTILDSHWNGMPLAITDVSATCHMPDVIEAPYRPAMLHEDQGEGEPVRLGGPSCLAGDVIGDYRLPVPCRPGERFAFLDQAHYSMVKTTTFNGVPLPSIWLWDSETDQLDLIRRFSYEDFRDRLS; this is encoded by the coding sequence ATGGAAACGAGAGCCGGTGACCCGGGCGCCTTTGCCCAATTCGATCTCAGCCGCGTGGATTCGCCTGCCTTCGTCGTCGATGCGGCGAAGCTTCGCGCCAATCTGCAAGTGCTGGCGGAGATACGGGACGCAGCGGATATCAAGGTGCTGTCGGCGCTGAAGGCGTTTTCCATGTGGTCGGTTGCGCCGCTGATCGGGGAATATCTGGACGGCGTATGCACGTCCGGCCTGTGGGAGGCGCAGCTCGCCAGTGAATTCTACGATGGCGAGATCGCGACCTATTGCGCGGCCTACAAGCCGGAGGATCTGGAAGAAATCTGCCGGATGTCGGACCATGTGATCTTCAACTCGCCCGCGCAGATCGAACGGGCGAGCCTGATCCTAGAAAATATGCGCGCGCAGGGCGGGGGCTTCGACGTGGGGCTGCGGATCAATCCGCTGCACGCCGAAGGCGAAGTGCCGCGCTATGATCCCTGCGCGCCGCATTCCCGGTTGGGCTTCCCGATCGACCAGCTTGAGGACGAGCATCTCGCCATGGTCGATGGCATCCATTTCCACACCCTTTGCGAACAGGATCTGGAACCGCTGAAGCGCACCTGGGACAAGGTTTTCGATTATCTCGAACCTTATTTCGGCCATATCAAATGGCTGAACTTTGGCGGCGGCCATCACATTACGCGCGCCGATTACCAGCGGGAGGAGCTGATCGAGTTCCTGCAGGACGTGAAGGACGATACCGGCGCGGAAATATATCTGGAGCCGGGGGAGGCCGTGGCGCTGGATGCGGGCATATTGGTCGGCACGATCCTCGATTCCCACTGGAACGGAATGCCGCTCGCCATCACCGATGTTTCGGCCACTTGCCACATGCCCGACGTGATCGAAGCGCCTTATCGCCCGGCCATGCTGCATGAGGATCAGGGCGAGGGCGAACCAGTGCGGCTGGGCGGCCCGTCCTGCCTCGCGGGCGATGTGATCGGCGATTATCGCCTGCCCGTGCCGTGCCGGCCGGGGGAACGCTTCGCCTTCCTCGATCAGGCGCATTATTCGATGGTGAAGACGACGACCTTCAACGGCGTGCCGCTGCCTTCGATCTGGCTATGGGATTCAGAAACCGACCAGCTCGATCTGATCCGGCGCTTCTCTTACGAGGATTTTCGCGACCGCCTCAGCTGA
- a CDS encoding GNAT family N-acetyltransferase: MDSANQVMNQHFESSAAAFNPVRLSQLPQTRRAELLRRYERDVYGPAFPDASIREDPQYWARLLDADPYPAPPQPLIDVAMLVDGHDCPIGGATIEYYRGAKCGLLTYLSVAERERGQGHGRELAMLARRILDEMAEADTPMLAETERLEDAANPQEAAETEKRQRRLSALGARWIDFDYVMPPLRADSQPHRLHLLVFDPDRKLTSIEAGRVAVLIRELAAALGADLDAHEETRAMMDHLASMRLLPITSLPAIASA; this comes from the coding sequence ATGGATAGTGCGAATCAGGTGATGAACCAGCATTTCGAATCTTCTGCCGCCGCTTTCAACCCCGTGCGGCTTTCTCAATTGCCGCAAACCCGCCGGGCCGAACTTCTGCGCCGCTACGAACGGGACGTATATGGCCCCGCATTTCCGGATGCCTCGATCCGGGAAGATCCTCAATATTGGGCGCGATTGCTGGATGCCGATCCCTATCCTGCCCCGCCCCAGCCGCTGATCGATGTTGCGATGCTGGTGGACGGGCATGACTGTCCTATCGGCGGCGCGACGATCGAATATTATCGCGGCGCCAAATGCGGATTGCTGACCTATCTTTCCGTGGCGGAGCGGGAACGTGGCCAGGGACATGGCCGGGAACTGGCGATGCTGGCCCGCCGCATCCTGGATGAAATGGCGGAAGCTGACACCCCCATGCTCGCCGAAACCGAACGGCTGGAAGATGCCGCAAATCCGCAGGAGGCGGCCGAAACGGAGAAACGCCAGCGCCGCCTTTCCGCCCTAGGCGCGAGGTGGATCGATTTCGATTATGTCATGCCCCCCTTGCGGGCAGACAGCCAGCCGCACCGCCTGCATCTGCTGGTCTTCGATCCGGATCGCAAACTGACATCCATCGAAGCGGGACGGGTCGCGGTGCTGATCCGGGAACTCGCCGCCGCTCTCGGCGCCGATCTTGATGCGCATGAGGAAACCCGGGCAATGATGGATCATCTTGCGTCGATGCGGCTGTTGCCGATCACGTCCCTGCCCGCGATTGCCTCCGCATGA
- a CDS encoding saccharopine dehydrogenase family protein yields the protein MSTVLVIGAGGVSSVAVHKMAMNADIFSDIHLASRTKSKCDAIAASVKDRTGQQVKTYEIDAEEVPAMINLIRSLNPSLVVNLALPYQDLPIMDACLEAGVDYLDTANYEPKDEAKFEYKWQWAYHDRFKEAGLMALLGSGFDPGVTSVFSMWLKKHKLKTIRTLDILDCNGGDHGQAFATNFNPEINIREVTAPARHWENGEFVETPAMSKKVAFDFEEVGQKNMYMMYHEELESLAKFLPELERGRFWMTFGDEYIKHLTVLQNVGMTGIEPIQFQGKDIIPLQFLAAVLPKPETLGETTKGKTNIGVIATGEALDGSGEKTFYIKNICNHEDAYAETGNQAVSYTTGVPAMIGSAMMLTGKWKGDGVFNMEEFDPDLFLEMLNENGLPWKVEELAGPVEF from the coding sequence ATGTCCACAGTACTGGTAATCGGCGCTGGCGGCGTCAGTTCGGTCGCAGTCCACAAGATGGCGATGAACGCCGATATTTTCAGCGATATCCACCTCGCCAGCCGTACGAAAAGCAAATGCGATGCCATTGCGGCCAGCGTGAAGGACCGCACCGGCCAGCAGGTGAAGACTTACGAGATCGACGCCGAGGAAGTGCCGGCGATGATTAATCTGATTCGCAGTCTGAACCCTTCGCTGGTGGTCAATCTGGCACTGCCATATCAGGATCTGCCGATCATGGACGCCTGCCTTGAAGCGGGCGTGGATTACCTCGACACGGCCAATTACGAACCGAAGGACGAGGCGAAGTTCGAATATAAGTGGCAGTGGGCCTATCACGACCGTTTCAAGGAAGCGGGGCTGATGGCATTGCTGGGCAGTGGCTTCGATCCGGGCGTGACCAGCGTCTTCTCCATGTGGCTCAAGAAGCACAAGCTGAAGACGATCCGCACGCTGGACATTCTCGATTGCAATGGCGGCGATCACGGCCAGGCCTTCGCCACCAATTTCAATCCGGAAATCAATATCCGGGAAGTGACCGCGCCTGCCCGCCATTGGGAAAATGGCGAGTTCGTGGAAACGCCGGCCATGTCGAAAAAGGTCGCCTTCGACTTCGAGGAAGTCGGCCAGAAGAACATGTACATGATGTATCACGAGGAACTGGAAAGCCTCGCCAAATTCCTGCCCGAACTGGAACGCGGCCGCTTCTGGATGACCTTTGGCGATGAATATATCAAACATCTGACCGTGCTGCAGAATGTCGGCATGACGGGGATCGAGCCGATCCAGTTCCAGGGCAAGGACATCATCCCGCTGCAATTCCTGGCGGCTGTTCTGCCCAAGCCGGAAACCCTGGGTGAAACCACCAAGGGCAAGACCAATATCGGCGTGATCGCCACGGGCGAGGCGCTGGACGGCAGCGGTGAAAAGACGTTCTACATCAAGAATATCTGCAACCACGAAGATGCCTATGCCGAAACCGGCAATCAGGCTGTCAGCTACACCACCGGCGTTCCCGCCATGATCGGCAGTGCGATGATGCTGACCGGAAAATGGAAGGGCGACGGCGTGTTCAACATGGAAGAATTCGACCCCGATCTCTTCCTTGAAATGCTGAACGAAAACGGCCTGCCGTGGAAGGTGGAAGAACTGGCCGGTCCGGTAGAGTTCTGA
- a CDS encoding serine hydrolase domain-containing protein, translating into MHRLLAIFALALCSIGQAAGATGSIDSFIAREMAQSGAPGIAYAVVENGEIAKIGTRGVEDRDTGKKVTGDTQFLIGSLSKSFTALAIMQLVEAGKVELDAPISRYLGSFADGPAQSITIRQLLSHTSGYSTLQGNYSHQDRSNAPDELARQVERDAAEAPAYPAESRYEYSNRNYQILGRLVEVASGQDFASYVSANILRPIGMDHSFVSDGAVHPEMATGYAPWFTGKRAISPNQTHRSVAPQGGIVSTARDIARYMQVMMNGEDDVLSAAGKAQMMQPANAAAPNYGFGWVVDPGDGSVGHSGTSPGYETLANMIPAEQKAVVVLLNSGSGTGFGENAALQNGITALALGLDQNGEPSRWQQKALFVSLVLIPLLFLASMAWAWRKRAELRAKAKSGPFGLFSLWFPLVPTLAMVWIVFGLVPGLFGVSMNTLRQFQPDLVLALVACAATGLLWAVFRLALAYIGKRRSA; encoded by the coding sequence ATGCACCGGCTTCTGGCTATTTTCGCACTGGCGCTATGTTCCATTGGCCAGGCCGCTGGCGCGACCGGCTCCATCGACAGCTTCATCGCACGCGAAATGGCGCAATCCGGCGCGCCCGGCATCGCCTATGCCGTGGTTGAGAATGGCGAAATCGCCAAAATCGGGACGCGCGGAGTGGAAGACCGCGATACAGGAAAGAAGGTGACCGGGGACACGCAATTCCTGATCGGCTCCCTGTCCAAGAGCTTCACCGCATTGGCCATCATGCAATTGGTGGAGGCCGGGAAGGTCGAACTGGACGCGCCGATCTCCCGCTATCTCGGCAGTTTTGCCGATGGCCCGGCCCAATCCATCACCATCCGCCAATTGCTGAGCCATACGAGCGGATATTCCACCCTGCAGGGCAATTACTCGCACCAGGACCGCAGCAATGCGCCTGATGAACTGGCCCGGCAGGTTGAACGTGATGCCGCTGAAGCACCCGCATATCCGGCTGAAAGCCGCTATGAATATTCCAATCGCAATTACCAGATCCTCGGCCGGTTGGTGGAAGTCGCCAGCGGGCAGGATTTCGCCTCATATGTAAGCGCCAATATATTGCGTCCGATCGGCATGGATCACAGCTTCGTGTCCGATGGTGCCGTGCATCCGGAAATGGCCACCGGCTATGCCCCGTGGTTCACCGGCAAGCGCGCCATTTCTCCAAACCAGACCCATCGCAGCGTGGCGCCGCAAGGCGGAATAGTGTCCACCGCCCGCGATATTGCCCGCTACATGCAAGTGATGATGAATGGGGAGGACGATGTGCTGAGCGCCGCGGGCAAGGCGCAGATGATGCAGCCCGCCAATGCAGCGGCGCCCAATTACGGTTTCGGCTGGGTCGTGGACCCCGGCGATGGCAGCGTCGGCCACAGCGGGACCAGCCCGGGATATGAAACGCTGGCCAACATGATCCCGGCCGAGCAGAAGGCAGTGGTGGTGCTGCTCAATTCCGGAAGCGGGACGGGATTTGGCGAGAATGCCGCGCTGCAAAACGGCATCACCGCACTCGCCCTCGGGCTCGACCAGAATGGGGAACCGAGCCGCTGGCAGCAAAAGGCGCTGTTCGTCTCGCTGGTGCTGATCCCCCTCCTGTTCCTCGCCAGCATGGCCTGGGCATGGCGCAAACGCGCGGAGCTGCGCGCGAAAGCGAAATCAGGTCCATTCGGCCTGTTCAGCCTGTGGTTCCCGCTGGTCCCCACGCTGGCCATGGTGTGGATCGTCTTTGGCCTCGTGCCGGGCCTGTTCGGCGTGAGCATGAACACGCTCCGCCAGTTCCAGCCTGACCTTGTGCTTGCCCTCGTCGCCTGCGCGGCGACGGGGCTGCTATGGGCCGTATTCCGGCTGGCGCTGGCCTATATCGGCAAACGCCGTTCCGCCTGA
- a CDS encoding threonine ammonia-lyase, with the protein MTGKRQPTRDGVLRAAHKIAQILPPTPLLPVEIRGVKLRAKAECLQPIGVFKIRGAWHRLSDLSAEEWRRGVVGVSSGNHAQGVAWAARKLGMDATIVMPNDAPRVKVERVRELGAQIVTYDRPGGEDRDAIARELADRQGSVFVHAYGDPWVIEGQGSTGVEISAQMGEFSGSGPSRIVAPCGGGGLTAGIALACPDAEIVAVEPEGWDDVTRSLASGRIEAVQSDPPPTACDALQTPRTWPINFAVMKGRVAGVTVSEEEIRAAQRFAFAQLRLVLEPGGAAALAAALAGKVELDPESVLVLSGGNVDQASFRAVLDED; encoded by the coding sequence ATGACCGGGAAGAGGCAACCGACACGCGACGGCGTATTGCGTGCGGCGCACAAGATCGCGCAAATTCTGCCGCCAACGCCGCTTCTGCCCGTCGAAATCCGCGGAGTGAAGCTCCGGGCCAAGGCCGAATGCCTGCAACCGATCGGCGTGTTCAAGATTCGCGGCGCATGGCACCGGCTGAGCGATTTATCGGCGGAAGAGTGGCGGCGCGGCGTGGTGGGCGTCTCCAGCGGCAATCATGCGCAGGGCGTGGCCTGGGCCGCTCGGAAGCTGGGCATGGATGCGACCATCGTGATGCCCAATGATGCGCCGCGCGTGAAGGTCGAACGCGTGCGGGAACTGGGCGCGCAGATCGTGACTTATGACCGACCGGGCGGAGAAGACCGGGACGCCATCGCGCGCGAACTGGCCGATAGGCAGGGCAGCGTTTTCGTGCATGCCTATGGCGATCCTTGGGTGATAGAAGGGCAAGGCAGCACCGGCGTGGAAATATCCGCACAGATGGGGGAGTTCTCAGGGTCCGGCCCGTCGCGCATCGTGGCGCCATGTGGCGGCGGTGGGCTGACGGCAGGGATCGCCCTCGCCTGTCCCGATGCGGAAATCGTCGCGGTTGAACCGGAAGGTTGGGACGATGTGACGCGCAGCCTCGCCTCCGGCCGGATCGAGGCAGTGCAATCCGATCCCCCGCCCACGGCCTGCGACGCACTGCAAACGCCGCGCACATGGCCGATCAATTTCGCTGTGATGAAAGGCAGGGTGGCGGGCGTGACCGTCAGCGAGGAAGAAATCCGCGCGGCTCAGCGCTTCGCCTTTGCGCAGCTCCGCCTGGTTCTGGAACCGGGCGGAGCGGCCGCACTTGCCGCTGCGCTGGCCGGAAAGGTGGAACTGGATCCGGAAAGCGTGCTCGTGCTCAGCGGCGGCAATGTCGACCAGGCTAGCTTTCGCGCTGTGCTGGACGAGGATTGA